TGCGTGGCGGTGCGAACAATAAGCTATTTAACACAACCGTAGTATTGCATTCGCCTATATTGGATATATTggatatagtttaataaaacatgagGATGGTGCCCTAATTAATGTGTGTAATAACATTTTGGTACTTTTCGCTGcatttatacaaatttaacCCGATTTGATTGGCAGAGAGGATGGACAACTTGGACAACAGCAGCGGTTGATTATAAGCGCGTGAAATGCATTACACCAATCGTTATGGATGAACTTAACCTTGTTAAGGTAGCGATGATTGGAAATtctttataaaccatattctcCGCATATTTGGTCAGTAGGCTATACATACGACTGTCTTTTGGAATTTTAGCAATTGCTGGTTTCGAAATCATAAGTAGGCAAGacaacggcaattgctctaactctTGCTCTAACTCGGTGATTACTAATGGGTTATTTacattgtcagccatatatatagtagggtgggggaagatgggacacctttagcacataatactcaAATACCCTGATGGTGTTCTAaataattaacagcggtctatggaagtcgtgaggatacggttttataattctttgcattttctgtgtttaccaccaaatgggaagagcaaatgggataaaaaggtgtcctatctccccccatcctactatatatacaaaaaatcaatcacttacaaagttacctacatggtaactcgtaagctggcacgaggtgtatgaaacacaacatccgttgtataacgactgtcgtttttagccacgcgaggataaaggaaagtacatttattcatttatcgAATGCATGCAGAATCTGCACCATCATTATCGGGCTTACGGAGGTTGGACTTTCGAATTCAACGATTATTACGAAGAATTCGTCACAAGGGACTTAGATAATCCGAACACACAATTAATGGCGGATATTGTGGATCCTCTATGTGAGTTAATTGTGTGTTAATTGCTGTGTGTTAAAATTGTACACATGGGCGTCGTGTGCGTCATGGGCGTCGGCTAAGGGACCATGACCCTCTATATAGATCAGAGGGTTTCGTGTTCGAGGTTGAAcaaaaatttcaatatttaaacaccGACTTACCACTCCATATTTGAAGTACAAATTCCATAGCATCCTAACTAAACTGGTCAATGTAACCATATTCACAGCTTACAAAGATCGGCTTACGATGCCGAAACTGATCATCAGCACCGGTAGCGACGAGTTCTTTTTACCCGATGATTCTTATTACTATCTCGACCAGTTAACTGGACCAACGTATCTATCCATGCTTCCTAACACTGATCATTCGTGCGACGGTAAAGAAGTCGATATCTTGCATAACGTTGAAAGTTTCTACGTTAGCAGTATGAAGGTAATTCATTTTTCGTGATATAACGAGATCTGTATTATGATCCACAATTCTACATTGAACGAATAAACATAACTTGTTATATAATCCTTGCTTGGTGaggcagcgacagtcgttataccacggatgttctgtttaacACACATTGTGCCCACCCACAACTTTGCAAGACTAATTCTAAATTAATCGTTTCTTGCACTATATTAGTGTATGGTGCTTAGTCGTGCCGAAATCAGATCAAAATGTGCTGCTGGAAGGAAAGAAGGCGCACCATCAGCCAACGCGAAGTAATAATTACAAATGTGAAACACGcaagaaaaatagaaaatcaATACTCTTTAAAGGGAGTTACgtcaaattaatttaacctAAAACGATAATTGTTATTCTGTAGAACGTTTGGCACGATCAAAGGTATTATAAATTAAGACGTTGTGCACGACATGCGtgttaaattatatagtatacatatatattttttatcacaggGCTACCCATTACCTCAAGTAACTTGGAAGTTAACCAGCAATAGCACATACGGTTCCATACAAGTTACTTCGCCAACCAAACCAAGTCTTGTCAGAGCTTTCTACGCTGTAACAGAGTCATCTACGAGGTAAATTGCTTTATTCATGGCTGACCACGTGTAAGTGTAAGTGTCTGGCAATAAAAGCAGCATTGAGCTCTGAACCCGGTACCTTTACGTTGCGACGCGACGAGCGTTCCAACTGTAGTAACTGCGACTGAGTGTAATGAgtgagtgtaacttactttatcctcgcgtggccggaaaacgacagtcgttataacacgggtgtgcacctcgcgccagcttacgagttaccaagtatgttactttgtgggtgattgttattttttttttttgatttttttcatttttatgtatggctgataatttggacaacccattagtgaccactgggttggaNNNNNNNNNNNNNNNNNNNNNNNNNNNNNNNNNNNNNNNNNNNNNNNNNNgttggagcaattgtcgttaagtgtcttgctcaaggacacatacgcccacaatggtagcagcgacgagccttgaacctattacctctgggttagaggcaggcgcgctaaccactacgccacggcgccacTAATGGAAAACATGTGTTTACTTTACGCTAGGAGAGATTTCCGGCGCTACAAACTCAACGAAACAGATCCAATGTCAGGTCCAGTGCTTCAGAAGATATTGTGGGTATTCGATGGTGTTACGAAACATAGCGACACAGAGTTCAGTGCTGCTTACTCTGCTCCTGCTAAAGGGTGGCTGGCGTTTTTCATTGAGGTTTGATGTGTGAACGGCAACTGTAAGACCGATAATTCAAATGACTTAAAAGTAGCGTCGTAGTTAAAACCTTAAAAGGTGACTATTTAAAGAAAGGTGCTACGACGCGCTTAGGCCCGGGCTTGCGGCCAGCACGGGACCTGGTATTTAAGCTTGACGTGTTTGGGTATTACTCCAGTAAAGTAACACAagagtaataaaaataatataaccgATCGAACTTTTGTTTTCAGTAAGGCATAGTGTACTTAAACCGTTTTTGTTTTCAGATGAGTTACCCGGTTTCCGGTGGTTCAGTGATGGTGGTAACAACTGAAACTAACATGGTTCCTCATGACTTACCTTTTCCTGATTGCTCTGGGGAAGACTGCATGGGAACGTTGGTGTGATTGTTACCGGTTACTGCATATAGTAAATGAAACTAATAGAAGTAATACgaatgcaaaataaaacattacagtGTCTGTAAAGtagtactatataataagtctgagaaatatttaaaatgcacTCTATGACATTCGTTACAGCAGTGTTCTATTTCGCACGCTTCTTCTCGCCTAcacggctgacaatttagttAAGTTTCTCACCAAGGACACACGGCAAAATGTGTGTCAGCATTGAACTTGGAATCCGGTATTCCTTTCCCACGATGCCTATAATAAAACTACTGAACCAAAATAGGATTCAAAACTTACCCTGTCCAATTTAATCCTGCGTTTGTGGGGTGTCCATATATATATCGTCGACGTGTTCGATTATTCACAGTGCGCGTTTATTTCGTCAATGGGTGATGCACGTTAACAATAAGCAATTTCTATTGCACTAGACACTTAGTACATGTGAGTAAACGACGTATAAAGCTACGCTGGTGTACGTGGTGAAAAATGCAAGGGGGTTTCAATCGAGACCAAAAACATGGCGAAAATCGAAGGGAAATGGTTTTAACCATCTGCGTTTGCTTTTCAATTGTACTATATCTTTAGCGCTACAGTGTGAAAATcacttgaaaatttaaattttatgtttaggAGTTGGTTAAAAAGACGCTGCATCATTTTGGATGCTGATTGAATTATTAGAATTAAGTTGGAAATCTTAAGCTGCTGAGTGTTAAAtatggttatgatgtcattgttgatgacgtcactgataCGATGATGACGTATAAGATCAGATGCAAATGTTAGGCTCAGGTAAATCATTCAAGGAGAGAAGTTGAGTTGCTGGTGTCAATCATTTGGATGACgtgatgatgacgtcattcgtaATCACAAAGACGGATGACGTAACGAGTGGGTGATGTTGAGATTGCACAAGGGGCGTTACGTCACTCTGACGTCACGAATAAAGTAGATCACAGGACACGCAACCATGTTGTAAGATTGCACACACGGGTAGAAGTGACGTAACATTCGACTGCTGAATGTTGCGACAAAAAAAGCACCGAAACTTAATCGTTGAATTGACGAGATATTACGTCATGAATATGACGTAGTAGGCGGGATTCTACGTCAATTACATGACGTGAGAGACGAGATTCTACGTAacgtatatgacgtcacacacggGATTCTACGTCACGATTCGAAACGACGTAGAACGCGCGACTTTCGCTCACGAGTTTCTTGTTTCCACTTGTCGACTCCGCGTGTCATAAGTGCCCTCTTGTGAGAGCGCATCTTAGGTGACGAGGAGTGAAACTTCGTGAAGAGATCTTGAAATCTAGGTTGGAATTATAAGTCCTAATGATAAATTGCttggtttatattatattgtagaCATTGCACTTTGGAaactgtttgaaaaaaaactaagtaTAATAGgctatttaaacaaaacatacagtagattggggtaaaatgggttTTCAATCTCTTTTCTGGACCTGctctatgaaacagaacacctgtgttataaagactgtaaTTGCCctgccacatgaggataaataagttacattcattcatttccaATTAAACACAACTCTCTATCTCACCTGTTTTCTGGGAACACACGACACAGCACACCTTCTAATAGAACGTAACAGAACCTCGTGTTGAGCTCTTGATGTTGGAGAAGTTCAAACAGTCGAGCCATACCTCGTCTACTTGTCTCGTTACCGACGAGCGGCCGTACTTCGTctaaaaacgaaaatatataaaataatgaatcgTAAAGTTTATCAAAACAGTTATTTATCTGTGCTGTATGTAGAAGTCCGTATTTTTGCCATTTTTGTGTTGATAAAATAAGTATGTGAGATTGAAGCAAGATGGAAACTGGTAAagcattagcacataatatcgcatttaaacaattaccaacgccaTTTAAGCGCCGTGGGGATAATTATGTACACATTCTTTAGTTGtgtataaaaatctaaaattaataaataaaagtaggAAATTCTTACCTGGTATCACGCCGTGAAGTTTGGTCTTTGTGAGAACACGAGTTCTCATGACCGTGATGTCATCACGAACTGGTGTGACATCAGCAAGTATTCCACCTGGCCAAAACGAGTCTTGGAAAGTCCGAATGTACTCGCTCACCTGGgtgaaaagttaaattttaacaaaatgggAGTAACATGCAGTTTAATATGGTTATAATTAATTCCTAGTGGTTAGAGAGCTTGTTTTCAGACTAGAGGTTGGATGTTCGAGGCTCAATGCTGCCTTTGTGGGGATATATTTTCTGGAGAATGCactaaaatgtattttatctaACCCAATGGTTGTTTAACTGAAACGTGTTTTCGGCGACAACACTTTTGTTGCTATTTTCCCCTTCATTTTATGTAATTTCCAGTCTTTTTTTACATAGAATTTTAGATAATTGTACCTAATGTTTTCCATTAATATCAAACCTGCTGAGCTGAAACTGCATTATCCACGTAATCCACGATTTTTCTGTTCATTCGATCCCCGAACACAGTAGTTATGACTTGTTGTAATGCAGCAACCATCTGTCGACGTAACCACTGGTTTCTTTGCTTCAAGTCAAATACTTCATCCATAAGGAGAAGTAGGATTCGCAGCGGGATGTTGTTTTCGATCTATGGGTTGAAGGTTGTTATAGGAGTTTAAACAGGAAATATATAGATTAAATAGAAAGTTTTGGTGATTTTTCATGTGATTATTGCTTTGGCCCACAAAAGTAGCAAGACCTaatgtgtatgaaaaaaaaaatattcgagcaaaattacaaacatgcaaaaaaattaaaaaaatttcgaCCAGAATTAAACCTAAATTTCGACCAGAATAACAAAAcctaacatttaaaaaaaattaaaaattttaaccaaaattaCGTTATATTCGATGTGGTTTTCCTCATTGCTAAGTTTCCTCTCTGATCCAGGAAGTTTATCGGAAAACTTCTGAATTCCTCCGGACACTTTATCGGATGCTCTTTGTATTCCACCTATAAGGTTATCCGGAGCTTGGCTCATGAAGTTGGCGACGCTCTGCGCTGATTCTCGCATCATGGAGTCCATCTGGAAGAGAAGGATCAGTGATGAAAAAAGATTcgtatcaaaaacaaatctttaattttttgaaaagtttgttaaaataaatttgctaTGAAATTTTTCGCTTTCAATATTGCAGAATACCACGCAAGAACTAAAATGgttataaatttcattcaaatattataattagGAATTTTCTTcgtctaaaattaaaaaaatgtttttaaaaatatttttacagttaacTGGCTAACTGCTATATAATCTCTATCTTTCAACATAAAACTATCCCTACTTTGCTTGCAAAAGTTCTTGGATTTTTCTGATAAGCCTTTGCGTCCAGGAAGGTATGTAAACATTCCATGGCTTTCCCACAATGTTCAAGTGATAGAACAGAACTGAGGTATTGGTTCAACTCTGTCCTCCTCCTCTCTAAGAAGTCCTCCTTTAGATCTTTGAAGAAAGTCCTCCCGGGGAAGCGGATGGTGCTCAAGTTGCTTCCCTGCATTGTTAAGAGAAGATGGATAgttttctacattttttttcaaacaaattttacaaaaaggttaaaaaattgGAACCATAGACCACACAGAAGTTTCAAAAACTTtcacaaagtaaaaatatataaaaacatttttagcatGTTTTGTGAAAAGAACCAGTGAATCCAATTAGGTTGTAACCaaccaaaaaaaagaataaacaaagttttgatACCAAGTGCCtgaaaacttttgtaaattaacaatataccttcaaagaaaatcaaaacgTGTGTGCAATACAAGTTTAATTTTGCAAAGCTAAAAACAGATTCAGAAAATCCAATTATGTTGTGACCcaccaaaacaaaacataccaCTGGCCTACACTACACTTGACTTACATTTTCCTTCAGACTTAAATGAAGGTCATAAAACTCTCGGTATCTGCGGAAAGTATCCCATGATTCCTGCCTACCATTACCCCAGTGACGAGTTACTGTGACAGCGAACATGGCGTATGTTTTCCCATGCTCCTTACATATGCCTGGGGAAGCAGAATCAATTATACTGGAGCAGTTACTTTATATTGAGCAAGAAACAGATGGGGAAGCAGAATTAGGTTATGGTGGAGCAGTTACTTTATAATGTGATAATGAAAGGCAAAGACAGATTTTGGAATTAGGAGATATGGAAATGATAGCTTGGcttattttacattacatGCATTGAAGTTTGAATTTTGAGTATaatgaataattttaatatttcgaaaagttaaatacatataaTCGGTTAGTTTAGATGGTCTATGTATTGATTCTCTTTctgtaccatttggtagttaacaaaaacttttgttaaatttaaattgagaTTGGGAAATGTCATTGTTATATTTGGTTACCtgtttgtgttataacagcaGTTAGTTTGTTGACTTCTTCATTTTCCGATGTTGATATATCATCAAGTGACTGAAACATAAGATatgtcatataaaaaaatactttttatagaGAGTGACAGCTTTCTATTAGAAATCAATGCTGTATTCAAACTAAATTTTCTGATACCCATTTGTATAAGACTAAGTGacttatcatttttttaaatcaaaaaaatctggtctgaaaaaaaaaacatttgccaTCCCCGGCCCAAATACTTATGCCATTTTTGACCCCATTAACAAACACAgagattaaacaaaaagttgaaCCTACCGAACCCACAGAACCATTGGTGTCATTTGATGTTAGACTTGTTTCGCGCAGCAGATCAAGTTCAGCAAGCAACCTCATGTAATAAGGACTTGCTTTAAATGCTGGGAAGAAAGATTCACTTTTCTGCATGATGCCAAACACCTAGGAAAAGAAATTTCAACTTTCCTactttatttaagaaaaaacacCATTGTAGTAGCATTTAAACACTATATATGGGTAAACACAGCTTGGTAGTGGACCTAACATTTCAGCCAAAGTTGATCTATTGCccaatttaaacattacaagttGTTTTTTAGGATCTTCAGAATGCTATTAACTAGATAATACTGGGTTTTGAAGCTCAATACTTCCACCATTGTAAGTATGTGTGTTCTCCGACAAGACTAATGGTTTGTTCAACAACCACacagaaatacaaaaacaactgcacacaaagttacatatagcgcttaaaacaaatttcaacaaataaacaattgttaCAACACCTTTTGTTGAATATCATCAAACACATAAGGCGATGGCTCCCCAGAGTCAAGCTTCTTCTTCAAGGCTCTATCTGTTGTTTGATCCAGCGGCACCCGTGGTTCTGCCtgcaatataaatatatacccCATTAATCtggtattataataaaattacctgccttctgttgttgttttacattaaTCTGCTGAAAGAACAATAACAATAGCAACACAAACTGGTATCAGAAATTGTATGAATAAACTGTTCCAAATTTTTTATGGAAAAAgttcaaactttttaatcaTTACatataactaaaataaaaggtgAAATATATTACATGTTTGCTGAGGTATTGGTCATATATGTTGTGTCCTATGGCACGAAGCATCTCCATGTCAGGTGTTCGTTGTATGGCACCTGTGAATCAATAAAACCACGATGAAAATTTATATAGAATGGGATAGGcttatgaatgaattaatgcaTTGTGtcaaatgtataaaacagaattggacagaagaatgaatgaataaatccAACATGCTGAATTAATAAACAAGAATGGGACATTCTTTATCAAATGTCCTAAGTACATGATTAGTATCAGggaaattaatgaatgaatgggaCCTATATGAGTTGACCCACTGCCCTGACATCttgggtgctacaacccattagtgaccaccgggttggagcTATGTTTACTAAGAGTCTTGCCTAAAGAGGCATACACCTAACAGTATTAGTATCGAGCATTAAATCCAGTATCTTCAGATACAATGCAAGCGCCTAAAAACCTGGGCCAGGTGTGTAGTatgcatatttattttactgtaCGTATTTCATCTGGTGACAGACAAAACGTCgaaaatacactacgtttttcataccagataagccTTTGAAAGactatttacattagcagaagtaacagagtGTAATTGGTTGTTCTAACCTTGTAGTTGTTGCAGCTTCACTTCATTAAGTTGTTGTTCAGCAGACGCACGATATCCATCCACTGTTAACCAGAAGAACAGATATGCTTGCCCATTCACTGACTGCATGTATTCTGTGTGAATAAATAATCTATAATTAATGTTATGGTCTTATTtgcatattattatatttggcTGCAGAAGAgactttaaattgattttttaggaattttgggtctaaattaaaattttctgGGTTAgggttattaaaatatacttcTGCGGTGAtagcagaaaaaataaaaagggtaAAAAGTTCAAATCTACTTTTAGTCTcttaaaatgtcaaaaagcAAAACCTTAAATGTCAATCTGTTTAGGGAGTTACATAGGCATTTAACTGAACAGATGTAAATTTTTCGCATTAGGCAGAAACATAATCAACACGACATACAAAACTCACCAATAAAAATTTGTAGAGCGATGTTGTTCCTCAATATCACACTCAATGGAAGATTGTATAGTTTGCTCTTCTCAGTTTGGTAACCTTCCAAATCCTAAGGAGAAAATAACAATTAAGGAACTAAATTaacgaaataaaataatacctGAGTGGTAATTTAGTTATTGAAAACAAGTAGCATCgttattatcaatttattTGCAAAAAGTCACCTAAAAAGACTAGCAAAGCCAGGTCTACAGTCTAGTACCTTCTGCTCTTGAACTATTTTACCACTAAAATAACCACAACGTCATATGATGATTTTgcaaaaatgtgttaaaaccagacatataataacattgtatattacatGCATTCTCACATAAACAGAATTTGCATAATCCCTTATGAATCATGCTTGCATTACACTACAATATGAACTGATTCACGTTAAAGTAGTTAAGACTGTGGGTAAATATAGAATGCATGTAACTGGTGATACACAAATGTATGTAAGATGAATAATATACCCTAGTTTGCTAGTCATATCCTATTTATAAACCAAACTTTAAGAAACTGTTCACAAAAAGATATTCTACTTTTTGGACTAATTATTGCAAAATGTTAACAGTACATTTACGGATATGTAACATAAAAGCAGTGTTGTGGACCTGTGGTATACCTACtgttgttgtgtattttaaagcattaaaaattgatattcgtgcataaaattaaaattgatagaaatataatttacttACATATtgatgcatatatatattttgcctaaatacccgaccttaaaatatttacaatgtcTGGTAGCAATAACAACAGAATGTCTATAAAATTACACTATCTTACTCACAAGTTCTATATTATCAGTGTAAACGTTGCCGTCATGTTTCTTCCTTATCTGACGCTCGCATAGATTTTTCACATACCTCATGCTACCGAGCTGTTGTTTAATGGCGGGGTCTGTAATTTAAGGTAGTGACAAAGATAGTGACGTATCACTATATGGTACATGTgaaatattggtaaaataactgtttattactttaattgCATAAACTCCAGCAATAGGACAACCAGCCTTTATATGCTACAAGCCTACAATCTCCTATGAATATAGATTAGAACATAAACACAGTAGAATATCTAAACTTCCAATGCCTAAGACTTTTATAGGCTACAATCTAGGCTCTTACAATTAGATTAGAACAGTTGTAAACACATTGTACAGTCATATGTATAGTATTAGCCTATTACACAGCTAGAACTAAGCATACCTAAGAccatatgttgttgttttagttatttataatttgACCCACACACAATAGTTGACTTACCGTCTCCGACCGTGTCCTTGGCTCGCAGTCGAGCGATTTCTTCGTCACATTTCTCACGTATCGAGTGTAATTCACCGATCTCGGAGCTGTGTCGTAAAACGTTAAGAAACCACTCACTTGTAATGCAATTGTCGCTTATCTAAGACAAATAATAtgggtttaaaaaatagattCTCAAACAGTATTCTATGAACTTCATAAAGGTTCAAGTGTGTCgtaaaaattaagtttcttagtttattattaactGTTGGATTACTCTGGTATGAATCCACACTGCAAGTTTagctatatacaatatttctattctgtatgggtgaggtccatgaggacctgggatttaggccagacttggcccattagccctatatagaatataactAAATacctaataaaataaaatagttttagcAAGTGTTGTGTATTATGTGGAGGCGACAAAGATATTTAGATGGTCTAATGTGCCATGACCTTAAAATGATTAAGAAATGTTGTAGGACAACTtccataaaatttattttaaatgttggtTGAATTATTCTATTTTGCGTCAGTCTAATATTTGGCCTACTGtgtaatttgaaataaatacacactgttttaacaaattaaaatagacTTTTATCAAGAAATCCTggaaaaattaacaaactttAACCATATCCAGGATAAATACTGGTGCCCTTTCTTACGGTGTATGGAAAATTTTCAACCAGTTTATTCTAGACATAAAATGCAATGAATTGTTTGCATGTACTTGCTATTGAACAGTACATGGCGGCAGCTACAGAGTGGTACAAAGCAATTAAATGGCACTTACCAGCCAATTGACGTACTGATTGAGGTAGTCTGGATCACTGTACAGTTTAAACATTGGAAGAAATACTCCATGTACTAAAAGCTCCTGCAGGGAATAGTGGAatatttaggtaaaaaaaaattaaataataattttaatttttttaatatataccatagcattaaaattaatgaaagatcaatttattttacagaaaagaACAAGGAAAACTAACACTGATAACACTTAGGTTAATTATACAgcctaatttttaattatattttaatattttttgtaatttaaatagtacccatactgttaaaaaaacatgtgaaAAACTCTTATATGATATGAACGTACCCTCATCATGTATTTGAGCGGTCGACAATGAAATTCATCGACGGGAAGCAAGAGATATAATAAGACTTCACTCACATCCTGTGTTGAAAATGGTGGTTATGCatgtggtaaaaaaatatcagagatcagatgatttttttaaaaagtataggCATATATTAAaggaaaaaattgtaaaatgtaaccccatatatattactatacatatttttatgaatgtaATGCAAAAATTTAACGGAGAATGATTGCATTTATAATCCtag
The DNA window shown above is from Ciona intestinalis chromosome 3, KH, whole genome shotgun sequence and carries:
- the LOC100187370 gene encoding autocrine proliferation repressor protein A-like, giving the protein MQGIGLPILIIVTFVGISTSTPLDDYVHHDDGYFNVEIVTNWTRKDAAHTSYLLNMTSQKWLTEKNVSRSVWWHYLIVNIPHYFDPEMHGSGYMKIVGGNNNNPDAVPDETDDDIMLSGMMAERTGSVTAILKQVPNQYIVFASDPKQAKRDEDAIIAFTWRHFIDDPSQPEWLLRLPMTKAAVKAMDAINAFVLDVAKRPVDKFCVGGESKRGWTTWTTAAVDYKRVKCITPIVMDELNLVKNLHHHYRAYGGWTFEFNDYYEEFVTRDLDNPNTQLMADIVDPLSYKDRLTMPKLIISTGSDEFFLPDDSYYYLDQLTGPTYLSMLPNTDHSCDGKEVDILHNVESFYVSSMKGYPLPQVTWKLTSNSTYGSIQVTSPTKPSLVRAFYAVTESSTRRDFRRYKLNETDPMSGPVLQKILWVFDGVTKHSDTEFSAAYSAPAKGWLAFFIEMSYPVSGGSVMVVTTETNMVPHDLPFPDCSGEDCMGTLV
- the LOC100177236 gene encoding sorting nexin-13 isoform X1; protein product: MTETNSTVNSVNGIYWGAIILILGFLTFGLLGLLYAALYLLCFLAGVVAILYDHSQGNVKQSVKAFAFARTPEALSLSQGIPKVLETDYSKRDFNIDRRLTSSSSIDERLHECLDYLLRDYIKYWYNGLSDDPEFLHSFLVTLHDVIRALSSRFSSIDWQPYLTKNLVEDFASHVKCFRKAQVEIQESQEDMLSWKQRVDAMQTSQQSTDSVESLSASQTNNNNKSDGSDNGSDKAVETILDCFFDFEIKFSKTCRELVSFGVKKQSEYLQDVSEVLLYLLLPVDEFHCRPLKYMMRELLVHGVFLPMFKLYSDPDYLNQYVNWLISDNCITSEWFLNVLRHSSEIGELHSIREKCDEEIARLRAKDTVGDDPAIKQQLGSMRYVKNLCERQIRKKHDGNVYTDNIELDLEGYQTEKSKLYNLPLSVILRNNIALQIFIEYMQSVNGQAYLFFWLTVDGYRASAEQQLNEVKLQQLQGAIQRTPDMEMLRAIGHNIYDQYLSKHAEPRVPLDQTTDRALKKKLDSGEPSPYVFDDIQQKVFGIMQKSESFFPAFKASPYYMRLLAELDLLRETSLTSNDTNGSVGSSLDDISTSENEEVNKLTAVITQTGICKEHGKTYAMFAVTVTRHWGNGRQESWDTFRRYREFYDLHLSLKENGSNLSTIRFPGRTFFKDLKEDFLERRRTELNQYLSSVLSLEHCGKAMECLHTFLDAKAYQKNPRTFASKMDSMMRESAQSVANFMSQAPDNLIGGIQRASDKVSGGIQKFSDKLPGSERKLSNEENHIEYNIENNIPLRILLLLMDEVFDLKQRNQWLRRQMVAALQQVITTVFGDRMNRKIVDYVDNAVSAQQVSEYIRTFQDSFWPGGILADVTPVRDDITVMRTRVLTKTKLHGVIPDEVRPLVGNETSRRGMARLFELLQHQELNTRFCYVLLEGVLCRVFPENRFQDLFTKFHSSSPKMRSHKRALMTRGVDKWKQETRERKSRVLRRFES
- the LOC100177236 gene encoding sorting nexin-13 isoform X2; the encoded protein is MTETNSTVNSVNGIYWGAIILILGFLTFGLLGLLYAALYLLCFLAGVVAILYDHSQGNVKQSVKAFAFARTPEALSLSQGIPKVLETDYSKRDFNIDRRLTSSSSIDERLHECLDYLLRDYIKYWYNGLSDDPEFLHSFLVTLHDVIRALSSRFSSIDWQPYLTKNLVEDFASHVKCFRKAQVEIQESQTSQQSTDSVESLSASQTNNNNKSDGSDNGSDKAVETILDCFFDFEIKFSKTCRELVSFGVKKQSEYLQDVSEVLLYLLLPVDEFHCRPLKYMMRELLVHGVFLPMFKLYSDPDYLNQYVNWLISDNCITSEWFLNVLRHSSEIGELHSIREKCDEEIARLRAKDTVGDDPAIKQQLGSMRYVKNLCERQIRKKHDGNVYTDNIELDLEGYQTEKSKLYNLPLSVILRNNIALQIFIEYMQSVNGQAYLFFWLTVDGYRASAEQQLNEVKLQQLQGAIQRTPDMEMLRAIGHNIYDQYLSKHAEPRVPLDQTTDRALKKKLDSGEPSPYVFDDIQQKVFGIMQKSESFFPAFKASPYYMRLLAELDLLRETSLTSNDTNGSVGSSLDDISTSENEEVNKLTAVITQTGICKEHGKTYAMFAVTVTRHWGNGRQESWDTFRRYREFYDLHLSLKENGSNLSTIRFPGRTFFKDLKEDFLERRRTELNQYLSSVLSLEHCGKAMECLHTFLDAKAYQKNPRTFASKMDSMMRESAQSVANFMSQAPDNLIGGIQRASDKVSGGIQKFSDKLPGSERKLSNEENHIEYNIENNIPLRILLLLMDEVFDLKQRNQWLRRQMVAALQQVITTVFGDRMNRKIVDYVDNAVSAQQVSEYIRTFQDSFWPGGILADVTPVRDDITVMRTRVLTKTKLHGVIPDEVRPLVGNETSRRGMARLFELLQHQELNTRFCYVLLEGVLCRVFPENRFQDLFTKFHSSSPKMRSHKRALMTRGVDKWKQETRERKSRVLRRFES